ATGATCGATCTCCATACCCACAGCATATTCAGCGACGGAGAACTCCTGCCCTACGAGCTTGTGAGGAGGGCGATCGCGATGGGTTACAGCGCTCTCGCGATCACGGACCATGTGGATGAATCGAACATAGACTTTGTGATACCGAGGATCGTGAAGGCGGTAAAAAAAATTCGTGACTTCGTTCCGATTGAGGTGATTCCGGGCACCGAGATAACTCATGCACCGCCCAAGCTCGTGGCCGATCTCGTGAAGGAGGCGCGTTCTCTCGGGGCAAGAATTGTCCTTGTCCATGGAGAGACGATCGTTGAACCGGTGCCGGAGGGGACCAACAGGGCCGGGATAGAGGCCGGAGCGGATATCCTGTCGCACCCCGGGCTGATCACGACAGAGGACGTCCTCCTTGCGAAGGACAAGGGCGTTGTCCTCGAGATTACCGCCCGGAAGGGGCACTCACTTTCGAACGGATATGTGGCGAAGGAGGCGATTAAGTTCGGGGTGCCGGTGACGATAAACACCGACTCCCACAGCCCGGGAGATCTCATCACGCGGGAGACTGCGAGGAAAATACTCATGGCTTCCGGCATAGAGGAAAGCCGAATTGAATCGATATTCGAAAACGCAAAAGGACTTGTTGAAAAAGCTTTGAGGGGGAATTAATGCCAAAGGCCATTAAGAAGAAGATTGCGAAACCGGCGAAGAAAGAGGAAGACGTAAGCAATATCGTCCATCGAGTAAGGGAATCGCTCGGTGAGAGGCAGAGATTCCTCTTGCCCGTGTTCATTGGCGCGGTCGTAGTCCTTCTTGTCGTGGCGGGGATTTCCCTCTACCGTTCAAACATGAACGCAAAGGCCGAGACCCTTGAATATGAAGGCTACCGGGCTTACTACGGGTTTCAGCAGAAACAGCCGTTCCAGAAGGGAGAGCAGTACCAGAAGGCCCTGGAGGATTTCAGGAAGGCTAACGAGATGCGGAAATCGCCATTCGCACTCTTCTATATCGCGAGCTGCTACGACGGTATGGGAAAATACGAGGATGCGTTGAAGGCCCTGAACGAATTGAATGAACGGTTTCCCGATGATGAGAAGTTTGTTCCCCTCACCTACTATAAGATGGCGGTGATCGCCTTCAAGAAAGGGGATAAGGATGCCGCCCTCAAACTCCTCGACACGCTCTACAATTACCGTACCGGCTCATTCAAAGACCTTGCCCTCATGGAGTCTGCACGAATCCTTGAGTCGATGGGAAAGACGGAAGAGGCCGCCAAGAAACTTGAAGAACTCAAGAAGAATTTTCCGAACTCGCCGTTCCTGAGGGCTCCGCAAGGACAGCCGCCAGCTTCTTAATGGAAACTACATAACGTTTTTCAAACCTCCGCCATGATCGGCTCAGGAGGAACCTCTTTCAGGGCTGAACTCCGGCAGACCAGATACCTGATGAAGTGAAGGTAGTTCGCATCTCTTTCTAAAATTTCGACTCCCATCCCGTTCTTTCCGGTCTTGGTCGGGGCCTTTATCACTTTCCCAGTCGGAGTTTTCCAGGCCCTCTTGACCTTAACCCGCAATCGTGAGGTCAAACCTTGGGGCAGATACAGCGTTATTTCAAGAACCGTATCCGGGGCTTTCGGATAGTTTGTTCTTATGAACATGCCCTGCAGGGAAAAATCGCTCGATATCCCGGCGCGTCTCATACCGTCAGATACGAACTCGACGTCACAGCGTTTAATGAATCTCTTGTGTCTTCTTCTATCAGCCACCGCTTCTGGCCTCAGCGCAAGGGTTGGGGGCCGCACCGAAAACCGGAAATATGCCCTGGACTCCGATGTGCATGAGGCGATCCTCCTTTATTCTATTGCGAATATCACTTAGTCACACTTTGAACCCTAGCGCTCGAGATGTCAATCCTACCTGGGTAGGGGGAGAGTTTCAGGACTGGCACAGGCTACAGGAACGTCAATGGCGCGGACGTCGGGCAGTCTTTTATCATTCTTGAAGGAGTAAAGAATAAGGAAGGATTCCTCTTCTAGCGACAGAGCATCTTTACAGAAGGAAACGGGAAACCAGGGAAGCCGGAGTCAATCGTTCACGTACGAATCTTTTTTATTGACCGACGCGATTATCTTCTTGTTCGATCTCTTCTTTTTCGGTTTCTGATAGACGGCCTTCTTCATCGTTGCCCTATCATCGCGGTCCATGCAGAACTTTTCTTTTGGGGGGAGATAGATCGTCTCTCCGGTCTTGAGCACCTTCATGCCGTCATTGAGTTCGTTGATCACACCGATCGGCACGCCGGTCTTGGATGCGATCTTCTTAAGGGTGTCTCCCTTCTTTACCGTATAGGCAGCGATCGTGAACCGTTCCTCCTCAGGAATCTTTGCGAGATTTTCGATGAAAAGGTCTTTCTTCCCGGCGGGAATTCTCAATGCATAGGACGTAACATTCGGAGGCGTGCTCCATCTCCTGAGTTCCGGGTTCAGTTCTTTCACCGCGGTCTCCGTGGTCTGCGCGCAACTGGCTGCAACGTCGAGGTCGACCGGCTTGTCAATGACCACCTCATCGTATTCGAAGGGAGAATGATATGCGAGATTTTCGAAGCCATACGCCTTCGGGTCCATGGCGATCTGCTTTGCAGCGATAAACCTCGGCACATACTCTTTCGTCTCGTCCTTTATGTAGCGGGTATTGAGAAGGGCCCAGTAGTCGTCGCTCCTGGACCTGTTCAGCGCCTTGAGAATCTTCCCTTCGCCTGCATTGTATGCGGCCATCGCCAGGTTCCAGGATCCGAACATCTCGTAGAGGTCCTTGAGATAATTTGCCGCCGCCTCGGTCGACTTCACGGGGTCTCTCCTCTCATCACGCCACCAGTCTATCTTGAGGCCGTACCTCTTTCCCGTCTCCGCTATGAACTGCCAGGGGCCCACTGCCCTCGCCACGGAATAGGCGTTCGGGCTGAAGCCGCTCTCGATGAGGGGAAGAAAGGCTATATCTTCGGGGACTTTGTTCTGCCGCAGGATCTCTTTCATCAAATCGAGGTACTTCCCGGACCTCTGGAGCCAGAGCGTAAACCGTTCCCTAATCCGCTCGGTGAACAAGGCGATGTTTCTCGCAACTGCCCTCGTGACAAGGGGTTTGGAAGAGTGCGGTGCGCCACCCGGGTCCTTTGCTGCGGCGGGCTGGTCAGTTTCGGTCTGTTGCTCCGGAGCTTGTAAAATGACGGGGGCCTGCTCTGTCTGTTGTTTATTCTGTTCAAGGAGAGGTTCATCGGGGAGACGACCTTCGCCCCTTGAGGCAGTCGGCACGACAGAATAACAGAGAGTAAAGAACAGGAAACAGAAAAAGACAAAAAACCGCTTCTTCAGCATACGCCATATTCTTAGCTGAAAAATGATGATTTGTCAAGGATTTTTTGTTCTGACGGCGACGGAGCGTACTGATTGCGGGAGAGCCTCGCTTTACAAAATTTCTGATGAAATGTTAGATTTTTCTGTGAGATACGGCGAGCGTGCCATAAAGAAATCCCTCCTGGAGACATGGGATAATCCGAATGTCGGGAGGGACTATGACATCGACATCAGTTTCCCTGAGTTCACCTGTATCTGCCCCCGCTCCGGCTACCCAGACTTTGCGACTATACGGATACACTATATCCCCGACAAAAAGATCATTGAGCTCAAATCCCTGAAGCTCTACCTGAATTCATATAGAGATCTCCCGGTGTCCCATGAGGAGGTTACGAACAGGATATACTCGGAACTCATAGGGCTCCTGAAACCGAGGTTCTTGGAGGTCATCGGAGACTTCAACGCGAGGGGAAACGTAAAGACTGTAGTGTCGGTTCGTTCCGATAAGGCAGGTCGATGCAAGACCTGAGAAGCGTTATCCCCGTTTTGCCCTCTCGATAAAGAGCTTCATCTTTCTCGGGTCTTTTTTGCCCTTTCCTTCTTCTACGCCGCTGCTCACATCAACAGCATGGGGATTTACCCACCGAACCGCCTTCTCGATATTGTCAGGATTCAGTCCCCCTGCGAGGATTATCTTTCCGAACTGTTTCGCCTCAACCGCGATGTCCCAGTTGAATATCTGCCCCGTGCCTCCGAGGGATTCAGGAGTAAAGGTGTCGAGAAGGTATGCAGAAACACGATAATGTCTCAGGGGTTCCAGGTCGCTCAACTCCCTCACCCGTACCGCCTTTATGACCCTTCCCGACATCACGCATGCCTCCGGGGGTTCGTGGCCGTGCAACTGGGCGATATCGATGGCAGCATGTCGGATGATCCTCTCTATCTCATCCGGTTTCTCGTCGACGAACACGCCGACAGTCGACAGGAAGGGCGGAAGTTGGCGGACAATATCCCTGGCAGCATCCGGCGAGATGTTCCTCGGGCTTTTCTTGTAAAAGACAAACCCCACGGCATCCGCGCCGTATTCGGCTGCAAGTAAGGCATCACCGATGTTTGTGATGCCGCATATCTTCACTCTTACCACTGCCTGTACTCACTGGTGCATGACGCACCCGAAACAACAAGGAGACGTTGACGAGCGCACCTGTGCAAGGAGATTCTTAACCGACAACCGGCAGTTTCGCGAGGGACTCCCGAATCATTTCGTCGGGATAGACAAAGTCCTCAAGCTTTCCGGAAAGATAATTTTCATAGGCCGCGAGATCGAGGTACCCGTGACCGCTCAGGTTAAAGAGAATGGTCTTCGTCTTCCCCTCCTCCCTGCATCGTATCGCCTCGTTTATCACGGTGACGATGGCATGTGCGCTCTCAGGAGCCGGTATGATGCCCTCCGATCGGGCAAACTTGACGGCTGATTCAAAAACCGCAGTCTGTCCGCATGCCACCGCCTCTATGAGCCCATCATGATAGAGTTGACAGAGGAGCGGCGCATCGGCATGATACCGCAGTCCGCCGGCATGAATCCCGGGAGGCACAAAATCATGTCCAAGCGTGTACATCATGAGCAGCGGGGTCAGCCCGGCCGTGTCACCGAAATCGTACCTGAATTCGCCTTTTGTGAGGGTGGGGCAAGACGTGGGTTCCACGGCGATGACCCGCAGATCCTTGCCGGCTATCTTATCCTGCAGGAAGGGGAAACTGATCCCCGCAAGATTGCTTCCGCCCCCGCAGCTCCCGACGATGATATCCGGGTAATCGTCGATCAGTGCAAACTGTTTCTTGGCTTCCTGGCCGATGACCGTCTGATGGAGCAAGACATGATTCAATACCGAGCCGAGGGCGTAGTTCGTATCGCTGTGGGTTGCGGCATCCTCCACAGCCTCTGATATGGCGATTCCGAGACTCCCGGGACATTCAGGGTCTGCTTCGAGGATCTTCTTGCCCGAATTGGTGACCTGCGAGGGGCTCGAATGGACGGTCGCACCCCACGTCTCCATCGCGATCCTCCGGTATGGCTTTTGATTAAAGCTCACTTTCACCATATATACGGTTACATCAAGTCCGAAGAGGCTCCCGGCAAGGGCCATCGAGGACCCCCATTGGCCCGCGCCCGTCTCGGTGGCTATCCTCCTGATCCCGGCCTTCTTGTTGTAGAATGCCTGGGGGATGGACGTGTTCGGCTTGTGGCTGCCCGCAGGACTCACCCCTTCATATTTGTAATAGATCTTTGCAGGGGTTCCGATCGCCTTTTCAAGCCTGTGGGCCCGATAGAGCGGGGCCGGCCTCCAGAGGGTGTATATATCGAGCACTTCCTCGGGTATGTCGATCCACCGCTGATTGGAGACCTCTTGCTCTATGAGCGCCATAGGGAATATGGCTGATAAGTCATCGGGGCCAACAGGTTTGAGCGTTGCCGGATGGAGCGGAGGTTTCGGGAGATGGGGCATGTCAGCCATGATGTTGTACCACTGTTTCGGTATCTCCCTGTCCGGGAGCACTATCTTTGTTTCCTGCATAGGATCCTCCTCATCGAAAATAAGTTTATCAGCGTAACGTTCCTCTCAATTCATCGATCTTCCCCGCGATATCCCGGGACTCTATGAGGGATGTGCCGATAAGCATGGCGTCTATTCCGGCGGCATCCAGCCGCTGCACGTCATCCCTGGTCTTGATGCCGCTTTCACTGACCGTAATCCTATCGGGCGGTATCTCCCGTTTCAGGAGAAAGGTCGTCTCCATATCCACCGCGAGGCTTTTCAGATCTCTGTTGTTTATCCCTATGATGTCCGTATCGAGGCGGAGTGCCCCTTCGAGTTCCCTAAAGTCGTGCACCTCGAAAAGGACGGAAAGACCGAGCTCCCCGCAGAGATCGAGATATTCTCCAGCCTGCGCCTTTTCGAGGAGAGCTCCGATGAGGAGTACCGCATCCGCTCCGTATGCCTTCGATTCATAGATCTGGTATTCATCGACGATGAAGTCTTTTCTCAGCACCGGCCTCGTGACGATCCGTTTCACGGCCTCTATGTACCTCAGGTCGCCAAGGAAGAAATCTTCCTCCGTGATGACAGAGACCGCGTCGACAGACTTCTCTTCATAGACGGACGCCACCTGACCAGGGTCGAAATCTTTTTTAATGAGTCCCCGTGACGGGGAGGCCCGTTTTATCTCTGCGATGATTCTAATACGTCCCGCTCCTCTTCTGACGGCCGCAGTGAAGTCCCGCGGCTTCTCGACTTCCTGAATCCGAGCCTTCAGTTCGTTTCGGGAGACGTTCCTCTTTCTATCGTCCAGGCGCTCCCTCTTCTTTTCTGCTATCGCATGAAGGACTGACATCTTTAAATTTTAAGGCAACGGGTGATGATTTTACAACTCCGGGAAAGCAGTATCCGCGGGAACGTTGGCGGGGGGCGGGTTTCATGAGGTTGTGATATAATTGCCCATCATGGATACGAAGGACAGAATCGCAAAGGCGGCGGGCGTCATGTCTGCAGCGACCTTCGCAAGCCGCATCCTCGGCTATCTGAAGGATATGATCATCGCAGGGTACTTCGGCGCGACCGGACTTTCCGACACATTCTTTGTCGCCTTCAGGATTCCGAACCTCCTGAGGGAGCTCTTTGCCGAGGGCTCGATGTCTTCGGCATTCATACCGGTCCTCACGGAATACCGGACAAGAAGCGGGGACGAAGAGGTGAAGCGGATCGTGAGGATAACCTTCACCTTCATCGTGATCGTTCTCGGGCTGCTCTGTCTTGCCGGCGTCCTGTTTGCACCTCAGATAGTCGCTCTCATCGCGCCGGGGTTCCTGAAGGAGAGCGGAAAATTCTCGCTCACCGTTCTCCTCACGAGGATCATGTTTCCTTTTCTCCTTTTCATAAGTCTCGCTGCTCTCGTCATGGGTGCGCTCAACACGAGGAGGGTCTTCTTTGTTCCCGCCTTCGCCCCCGCGATGCTCAACGTGACGATCATCGGTCTGGTGCTCCTCCTTGTTCCGGTCCTGGAGCAGCCGATCATCGCTGTCGCCATCGGTGTCGTTCTCGGCGGGTTTGTGCAGTTCGCCTTCCAGCTCCCCTCTTTCTTCCGGCAGGACTACGACCTGAGGCCCTCCTATGATTTCGGCCATCCCGGTCTGAAGAGGATGTCGGTCCTCATCCTCCCGGCAACGATGGGAATGGCGGCAGCCCAGATCAACATCTTCATCAGCACGATTCTCGCGTCTTATCTTCCGCAGGGGAGCATCACCTATCTCTACTACTCCATGAGGCTCATTCAGTTTCCGATAGGCATCTTCGGAGTCGCGATGGGTATGGCGGCCCTCCCTGCATTGTCAGAGCATGCGGCAAAGGGAGAGATGGATAAACTGAGGGAGGATTTCTCCTTTGCCCTGAGGCTCCTCTTCTTCATCACCGTGCCGTCAATGGCGGGGCTGATCGCGCTACGGGAACCGATTGTGAATATGCTCTTTCAGCGGGGCGCGTTCGATTACACCGCAACGATCGGGACGGCGCAAGCGCTGCTCTTCTACTCCCTCGGCATATGGGCCGTTGTCGGCGTGCGGGTAGTGACCGCCACCTTCTATTCCCTGCAGGATACAAGGACGCCGGTAAAAATTGCGATCGTCGCGATGCTCACGAATGTCATGATGAGCCTTATCCTCATGGGGCCCCTGAAGCATGCCGGATTGGCCTTCGCGAATGCGCTCGCTTCGGGTGTCAACTTTGCGCTCCTCTTCTATTTCTTGAGAAGGAAACTCGGCCGCATCGATGCGAAGAGGATATTCCGGTCTTTTTTCAAGGTATGCGGCGCTTCATGCGTCACGGGCGTTTCAGGCTGGCTTGTCGTGCGGGGCGTCATTTGGCAATCGCAGGGAAGGTTTATGGAAAAGGCGCTCTACCTTTCGGGCACGATCGCGTTCTGCCTGATCCTCTATCTCGGCATCTGCTTTCTTCTCCGGACTGACGAGGTGGGTTATCTTTATGCCATAATAGGTAAGAGGCGCGCAGGAGGGAAAGCATGATTATCAGGAACCTGGTTGTCGGCCCGCTGCAGGTAAACTGTTTTGTCGTAGGAGATGAGGCTTCGGGGAAGGCTGTCGTCGTGGACCCGGGGGACGAGCCGGACAGGATCATCGAACTCCTGAAGAAAGAGGAACTCACCGCGGAATACATCGTCTGCACCCACGCCCATTTCGACCACGTGGGGGCGGTACCTGACATCAAGAAGACTACTCACGCGAAAATAATCATCCACCGGGATGAACTCGATATCTATCACGGTGCGAGGGACATGGCGGCTTTCTGGGGCTATGACCTCGATCCCCTCCCCGAACCCGACATCCTCGTTGGGGAAGGTGATGAGGTGAGGGTCGGGGCCCTCACGTTCGTGGTCCTCCACACCCCGGGACACAGTCCGGGCGGCATCTGCCTCTCGGGAGAGGGAATCATCCTGACGGGAGATACGCTTTTTGCCGGTGCCGTGGGAAGGACGGATTTCCATGGCGGGGATATGGGTAAACTGAAACGTTCCTTCGACAGACTCATGTCGCTTCCTCCGGACACCGAGGTCCTTACCGGACACGGTCCGAATTCGACCATAGGGAGAGAGCGCGTCGACAACTTCTTTCCGAAATTATTTGCTTGACAAAGCTCTCATTAACTGGCATATTTAGCTATCATGGTCTGAGCTTCTCAGCATTAACGGGTTCCTGAGAATCGTCGATTGTTCGGGTTTCCCGACCCAAGGCCGCGGGTCTTGGGATTTTTATTTTCAGGAGGAAGGATGGGCACAAAACTCTATGTAGGCAACATTTCGTTTCAGGCAACGGAGGATGACCTGAAAGACCTCTTCTCGCAGGCCGGAGAAGTGGTATCCGTAAAGATGATCACCGATGGCGCAACCGGCAGGTCGAGGGGTTTCGGCTTTGTCGAAATGAGCTCGGAAGCCGATGCCCAGAAGGCGATCACGATGTTCAACGGCAGCAGCTTTGTGTCGCGGAATATCGTTGTGAGCGAGGCAAAACCCCAGGAGAGAAGGGAAAGGGGCCCGAGAGAAAGAAGCGGTTTTGGCGGTAAGCACCAGGGGGGGAGAAGGTAGTCTGAGCCTTTCTTTTTAGAGCAGATTCAGGAACCCATCAAGATCATAGAGCCGAGGGATAATCCCAGTTCTTTTGAAACCACATCACATTTAGACTGAAACAGGTAGAATACTGTCTTGTGAGGGTCTGACAGCGTTTCGAAATTTCCCTGTCCCTTGCTTATGACAAGCCGTGCCTGCCGGTATCTCCGCAGGAAATCATCGGACGTCCACTCGAGGATTGTTCCGACGGCGTCGGACCCGTTGTCGACAACCTCGCAGACCTCTGTCAAATGAGCCTCCCGCGCATCTTCACGGGTGCAATCGTTGATCACCGGCGAGCCCTTAACAACGGCGATAATGGTTTTGCCCAGGGACTGTAACGTTTCGATGAAGATTCTGTCAAAGACTATCTCCCCGGCATTGTCAAGGAGGTAGAGTATCTCATCGGCATCGGAAAGCGCCGAAAGAAAGGACTGATAATCGTCAACGGCAAGCGGGGCGTGCAACGCCCGTTCAATGGTGCCTTCGATATCGACGGAGGTGAATATGCCGAAGTCTATGACGTTGCCGGCTATGGCGAGCCTTGCCGCTGTCTTTAGCGGATCGGGACTTTCGAGAACGATCTTCTTGAGCGATGGATAGATGCCGAGGGATATCCGGTTGTATTCAGATTTTATCCCCTGAAAGGGGTCCTTCTGCAGGAGGCCCCTGATCCTCCGGTGAATGAATGTCGTTGCATGAGCAGGCGGCTTTTCCGTATCGGTATTCAGGATATCTTCGAGAACAGCCTTTACGATCCTCTCCTGGGTTTCTCTCTCCTTCGTCCCGAACCTCAGGGCTATGAGGGATTGCTTGAGGAAACACGGAAAACAATCGAGGTGGACCTTCATCGTGAGACTCCTCCGGACGGAGGCAGATGATGAGCCTGAGGAAGCTTGAGACCCACGCAACGAAGCATCATTTCTTTGATCAACCTGTCTCGAAAAGGTTTCTATCTGCCTTTCAGCGCTTCCGCTTTTTCCCGCACCTCGGTTGCCATCCTCTTCTTATACTGCCGGAGTTTTTTCACAATGCGTCCCTCCTTTCTGCCGATAATCTGCGCGGAGAGCAGAGCGGAGTTTTTTGCGCCGGCTTTGCCGACAGCCATCGTGGCAACGGGAACCCCCGGAGGCATCTGGACCGTACTGAGGAGGGAATCGAACCCCTGAAGCGGTGAAGAGTTAATCGGAACGCCGATCACGGGG
The Thermodesulfovibrionales bacterium genome window above contains:
- a CDS encoding histidinol phosphate phosphatase domain-containing protein; amino-acid sequence: MIDLHTHSIFSDGELLPYELVRRAIAMGYSALAITDHVDESNIDFVIPRIVKAVKKIRDFVPIEVIPGTEITHAPPKLVADLVKEARSLGARIVLVHGETIVEPVPEGTNRAGIEAGADILSHPGLITTEDVLLAKDKGVVLEITARKGHSLSNGYVAKEAIKFGVPVTINTDSHSPGDLITRETARKILMASGIEESRIESIFENAKGLVEKALRGN
- a CDS encoding tetratricopeptide repeat protein, whose translation is MPKAIKKKIAKPAKKEEDVSNIVHRVRESLGERQRFLLPVFIGAVVVLLVVAGISLYRSNMNAKAETLEYEGYRAYYGFQQKQPFQKGEQYQKALEDFRKANEMRKSPFALFYIASCYDGMGKYEDALKALNELNERFPDDEKFVPLTYYKMAVIAFKKGDKDAALKLLDTLYNYRTGSFKDLALMESARILESMGKTEEAAKKLEELKKNFPNSPFLRAPQGQPPAS
- a CDS encoding PilZ domain-containing protein; translation: MADRRRHKRFIKRCDVEFVSDGMRRAGISSDFSLQGMFIRTNYPKAPDTVLEITLYLPQGLTSRLRVKVKRAWKTPTGKVIKAPTKTGKNGMGVEILERDANYLHFIRYLVCRSSALKEVPPEPIMAEV
- a CDS encoding transglycosylase SLT domain-containing protein; amino-acid sequence: MLKKRFFVFFCFLFFTLCYSVVPTASRGEGRLPDEPLLEQNKQQTEQAPVILQAPEQQTETDQPAAAKDPGGAPHSSKPLVTRAVARNIALFTERIRERFTLWLQRSGKYLDLMKEILRQNKVPEDIAFLPLIESGFSPNAYSVARAVGPWQFIAETGKRYGLKIDWWRDERRDPVKSTEAAANYLKDLYEMFGSWNLAMAAYNAGEGKILKALNRSRSDDYWALLNTRYIKDETKEYVPRFIAAKQIAMDPKAYGFENLAYHSPFEYDEVVIDKPVDLDVAASCAQTTETAVKELNPELRRWSTPPNVTSYALRIPAGKKDLFIENLAKIPEEERFTIAAYTVKKGDTLKKIASKTGVPIGVINELNDGMKVLKTGETIYLPPKEKFCMDRDDRATMKKAVYQKPKKKRSNKKIIASVNKKDSYVND
- the queF gene encoding preQ(1) synthase; translation: MLDFSVRYGERAIKKSLLETWDNPNVGRDYDIDISFPEFTCICPRSGYPDFATIRIHYIPDKKIIELKSLKLYLNSYRDLPVSHEEVTNRIYSELIGLLKPRFLEVIGDFNARGNVKTVVSVRSDKAGRCKT
- a CDS encoding phosphoribosylanthranilate isomerase gives rise to the protein MVRVKICGITNIGDALLAAEYGADAVGFVFYKKSPRNISPDAARDIVRQLPPFLSTVGVFVDEKPDEIERIIRHAAIDIAQLHGHEPPEACVMSGRVIKAVRVRELSDLEPLRHYRVSAYLLDTFTPESLGGTGQIFNWDIAVEAKQFGKIILAGGLNPDNIEKAVRWVNPHAVDVSSGVEEGKGKKDPRKMKLFIERAKRG
- a CDS encoding TrpB-like pyridoxal phosphate-dependent enzyme, which produces MQETKIVLPDREIPKQWYNIMADMPHLPKPPLHPATLKPVGPDDLSAIFPMALIEQEVSNQRWIDIPEEVLDIYTLWRPAPLYRAHRLEKAIGTPAKIYYKYEGVSPAGSHKPNTSIPQAFYNKKAGIRRIATETGAGQWGSSMALAGSLFGLDVTVYMVKVSFNQKPYRRIAMETWGATVHSSPSQVTNSGKKILEADPECPGSLGIAISEAVEDAATHSDTNYALGSVLNHVLLHQTVIGQEAKKQFALIDDYPDIIVGSCGGGSNLAGISFPFLQDKIAGKDLRVIAVEPTSCPTLTKGEFRYDFGDTAGLTPLLMMYTLGHDFVPPGIHAGGLRYHADAPLLCQLYHDGLIEAVACGQTAVFESAVKFARSEGIIPAPESAHAIVTVINEAIRCREEGKTKTILFNLSGHGYLDLAAYENYLSGKLEDFVYPDEMIRESLAKLPVVG
- the trpC gene encoding indole-3-glycerol phosphate synthase TrpC, with translation MSVLHAIAEKKRERLDDRKRNVSRNELKARIQEVEKPRDFTAAVRRGAGRIRIIAEIKRASPSRGLIKKDFDPGQVASVYEEKSVDAVSVITEEDFFLGDLRYIEAVKRIVTRPVLRKDFIVDEYQIYESKAYGADAVLLIGALLEKAQAGEYLDLCGELGLSVLFEVHDFRELEGALRLDTDIIGINNRDLKSLAVDMETTFLLKREIPPDRITVSESGIKTRDDVQRLDAAGIDAMLIGTSLIESRDIAGKIDELRGTLR
- the murJ gene encoding murein biosynthesis integral membrane protein MurJ, translating into MDTKDRIAKAAGVMSAATFASRILGYLKDMIIAGYFGATGLSDTFFVAFRIPNLLRELFAEGSMSSAFIPVLTEYRTRSGDEEVKRIVRITFTFIVIVLGLLCLAGVLFAPQIVALIAPGFLKESGKFSLTVLLTRIMFPFLLFISLAALVMGALNTRRVFFVPAFAPAMLNVTIIGLVLLLVPVLEQPIIAVAIGVVLGGFVQFAFQLPSFFRQDYDLRPSYDFGHPGLKRMSVLILPATMGMAAAQINIFISTILASYLPQGSITYLYYSMRLIQFPIGIFGVAMGMAALPALSEHAAKGEMDKLREDFSFALRLLFFITVPSMAGLIALREPIVNMLFQRGAFDYTATIGTAQALLFYSLGIWAVVGVRVVTATFYSLQDTRTPVKIAIVAMLTNVMMSLILMGPLKHAGLAFANALASGVNFALLFYFLRRKLGRIDAKRIFRSFFKVCGASCVTGVSGWLVVRGVIWQSQGRFMEKALYLSGTIAFCLILYLGICFLLRTDEVGYLYAIIGKRRAGGKA
- a CDS encoding MBL fold metallo-hydrolase, with translation MIIRNLVVGPLQVNCFVVGDEASGKAVVVDPGDEPDRIIELLKKEELTAEYIVCTHAHFDHVGAVPDIKKTTHAKIIIHRDELDIYHGARDMAAFWGYDLDPLPEPDILVGEGDEVRVGALTFVVLHTPGHSPGGICLSGEGIILTGDTLFAGAVGRTDFHGGDMGKLKRSFDRLMSLPPDTEVLTGHGPNSTIGRERVDNFFPKLFA
- a CDS encoding RNA-binding protein, coding for MGTKLYVGNISFQATEDDLKDLFSQAGEVVSVKMITDGATGRSRGFGFVEMSSEADAQKAITMFNGSSFVSRNIVVSEAKPQERRERGPRERSGFGGKHQGGRR
- a CDS encoding ARMT1-like domain-containing protein — protein: MKVHLDCFPCFLKQSLIALRFGTKERETQERIVKAVLEDILNTDTEKPPAHATTFIHRRIRGLLQKDPFQGIKSEYNRISLGIYPSLKKIVLESPDPLKTAARLAIAGNVIDFGIFTSVDIEGTIERALHAPLAVDDYQSFLSALSDADEILYLLDNAGEIVFDRIFIETLQSLGKTIIAVVKGSPVINDCTREDAREAHLTEVCEVVDNGSDAVGTILEWTSDDFLRRYRQARLVISKGQGNFETLSDPHKTVFYLFQSKCDVVSKELGLSLGSMILMGS
- the purE gene encoding 5-(carboxyamino)imidazole ribonucleotide mutase is translated as MKPQVLIIMGSDSDLPVMTEASKILDAFGIPYEMTVASAHRSPDRVLDLSSGAERRGIEVIIAAAGAAAHLAGVVASHTILPVIGVPINSSPLQGFDSLLSTVQMPPGVPVATMAVGKAGAKNSALLSAQIIGRKEGRIVKKLRQYKKRMATEVREKAEALKGR